A section of the Oryza sativa Japonica Group chromosome 1, ASM3414082v1 genome encodes:
- the LOC4325554 gene encoding probable hexosyltransferase MUCI70, with translation MPSSTIRSISITASDDDAAAAGAPSAAPRRARAARRKAARGLGQRAVRLVARWWPVLLLLPAVALLLFEASRLRGASPDGPSPHVSSSSLGRLDPTTRLVHGVREPCLNFLSPRSIEDLVFPGGTKLDSVVKRIIYKSDDNDYDTYHSEANSTYLLQHAEATRFNLFTGFQTLPEREESFKVNETVNVHCGFYSDNGGFKISDIDMRYMRSCKVVVSTCAFGGGDDLYQPIGMVNSSIGKVCYVAFWDEVTLSTQESEGKVVDGNGMIGRWRIIVVRSLPFVDQRLNGKIPKMLTHRLFPEARYSIWVDSKYQFRRDPIGVLEALLWRTNSTFAISEHGARSNIYDEGKAIVQKHKATPEEVEVQLTQYRKDGMPDEKRLHGLKALSEASVIVRELAPVTNHFMCAWFNEVVRFTSRDQLSFPYVLWRLNMPGINMFTVCTRRDLVNSLGHTRKVKPLLTQTNSESSAM, from the exons ATGCCGTCGTCGACGATCCGGAGCATCTCCATCACAGCatccgacgacgacgccgccgcggcgggggcgccGTCGGCGGCCCCCCGGCGGGCCCGAGCCGCccggcggaaggcggcgcgcggcctggGGCAGCGGGCCGTGCGGCTGGTGGCGCGGTGGTGGCCCGTCCTCCTGCTCCTCCCGGCCGTCGCGCTGCTCCTCTTCGAGGCCTCGCGTCTCCGCGGCGCCTCCCCCGACGGGCCATCCCCGCACGTATCCAGCTCCAGCCTCGGCCGGCTCGACCCGACCACCCGCCTCGTCCATGGCGTGCGCGAGC CTTGCTTGAACTTCCTTAGTCCCAGAAGTATAGAAGATTTGGTATTTCCTGGAGGTACAAAACTTGATTCTGTGGTCAAGAGGATTATATACAAATCTGATGACAACGACTATGATACATACCACTCTGAGGCAAACTCAACGTATTTGCTGCAACATGCTGAGGCTACCAGGTTCAATCTGTTCACAGGATTTCAGACACTtcctgagagagaggagagcttcAAG GTGAATGAAACTGTTAATGTGCACTGTGGTTTCTACAGTGACAATGGTGGTTTCAAAATTTCTGACATTGACATGAGATATATGAGATCTTGTAAAGTTGTGGTATCTACTTGTGCGTTTGGTGGTGGGGATGATCTATATCAGCCTATTGGAATGGTCAATTCTTCAATTGGAAAG GTCTGCTATGTTGCTTTCTGGGATGAGGTCACACTATCAACTCAGGAATCTGAAGGAAAAGTAGTCGATGGCAATGGAATGATAGGAAGGTGGCGCATAATTGTTGTCAGGAGCCTCCCATTTGTTGATCAACGGTTAAATGGAAAGATACCAAAg ATGTTGACTCATCGCCTTTTCCCAGAGGCAAGATACTCTATATGGGTGGACTCCAAATACCAATTCCGAAGGGATCCAATAGGTGTGCTTGAAGCACTTCTTTGGAGAACAAATTCTACCTTTGCTATTTCTGAACATGGAGCACGGAGTAACATCTATGATGAGGGTAAAGCTATTGTTCAAAAGCACAAGGCTACTCCAGAAGAAGTAGAAGTTCAATTAACTCAGTATCGTAAAGATGGGATGCCAGATGAAAAAAGATTACATGGGTTAAAAG CTTTATCTGAAGCTTCAGTCATTGTGAGGGAGCTGGCCCCAGTGACGAACCACTTCATGTGTGCCTGGTTCAATGAAGTTGTTCGCTTCACATCTCGAGACCAACTCAGTTTTCCGTACGTCTTGTGGCGCCTAAACATGCCAGGAATCAACATGTTTACTGTATGCACTCGGAGGGATCTTGTGAACAGTTTGGGTCACACAAGAAAAGTAAAACCTCTTCTTACTCAGACCAATTCAGAGTCATCTGCCATGTGA
- the LOC4325555 gene encoding large ribosomal subunit protein uL13c, producing MATAIAASAFLSSAFARDRPLPRQRRAARPATRRAAAGGLSVRCEQSEKQKRQPLSALVPREQRFMFEGDELCGPDIWNTTWYPKAADHVTTEKTWYVVDATDKILGRLASTIAVHIRGKNEATYTPSVDMGAFVVVVNAEKVAVSGKKRSQKLYRRHSGRPGGMKEETFDQLQKRIPERIIEHAVRGMLPKGRLGRRLFTHLKVYKGAEHPHEAQKPVPLPIKDKRIQKSEK from the exons atGGCTACGGCCATCGCAGCCTCCGCGTTCCTCTCCTCCGCCTTCGCCAGGGACAGGCCGCTCCCCCgccagcggcgcgcggcgaggcccgcgacccgccgcgccgccgcggggggCCTGTCGGTGCGGTGCGAGCAGAGCGAGAAGCAGAAGAGGCAGCCGCTCTCCGCGCTCGTCCCCCGCGAGCAGCGATTCATGTTCGAAGGCGACGAGCTCTGCGGCCCC GACATATGGAACACAACATGGTACCCTAAGGCTGCAGATCATGTAACTACTGAGAAGACATGGTATGTTGTTGATGCAACAGACAAGATTCTAGGTAGGCTTGCATCCACCATTGCAGTACACATCAGAGGAAAGAATGAGGCCACATACACTCCAAGTGTGGACATGGGGGCTTTTGTTGTTGTG GTTAATGCAGAGAAGGTTGCTGTTTCTGGCAAAAAGCGGTCACAGAAGCTCTACAGGAGGCACTCTGGACGGCCTGGTGGAATGAAAGAAGAAACTTTTGATCAGCTTCAGAAAAGGATTCCGGAGAGAATTATTGAACATGCAGTGCGTGGCATGCTTCCTAAGGGCAGA CTGGGAAGAAGACTGTTTACCCACCTCAAGGTGTACAAGGGAGCAGAACATCCCCATGAGGCTCAAAAACCTGTTCCACTGCCTATCAAGGATAAAAGAATACAGAAGTCTGAGAAGTAG
- the LOC4325556 gene encoding heat stress transcription factor A-4b, producing MEGGGGGGSLPPFLSKTYEMVDDPSTDAVVGWTPAGTSFVVANQPEFCRDLLPKYFKHNNFSSFVRQLNTYGFRKVDPEQWEFANEDFIKGQRHRLKNIHRRKPIFSHSSHSQGAGPLTDNERKDYEEEIERLKSDNAALSSELQNNTLKKLNMEKRMQALEEKLFVVEDQQRSLISYVREIVKAPGFLSSFVQQQDHHRKKRRLPIPISFHEDANTQENQIMPCDLTNSPAQTFYRESFDKMESSLNSLENFLREASEEFGNDISYDDGVPGPSSTVVLTELHSPGESDPRVSSPPTRMRTSSAGAGDSHSSRDVAESTSCAESPPIPQMHSRVDTRAKVSEIDVNSEPAVTETGPSRDQPAEEPPAVTPGANDGFWQQFLTEQPGSSDAHQEAQSERRDGGNKVDEMKSGDRQHLWWGKRNVEQITEKLGLLTSTEKT from the exons atggaggggggcggcgggggcgggtcGCTGCCGCCGTTCCTGAGCAAGACGTACGAGATGGTGGACGACCCGTCGACGGACGCGGTGGTGGGGTGGACGCCCGCCGGCACCAGCTTCGTCGTCGCCAACCAGCCCGAGTTCTGCCGGGATCTGCTCCCCAAGTACTTCAAGCACAACAACTTCTCCAGCTTCGTGCGACAGCTCAACACCTAT GGCTTTAGGAAAGTAGATCCAGAACAATGGGAATTTGCAAATGAGGATTTCATAAAAGGACAGCGGCACCGGTTGAAAAATATACATAGACGCAAACCTATATTCAGCCATTCATCACACAGTCAGGGTGCTGGACCATTAACAGATAATGAAAGGAAAGACTATGAGGAAGAAATCGAGAGGCTCAAATCCGATAATGCAGCACTGTCCTCAGAGCTTCAAAATAATACGTTGAAGAAACTTAATATGGAGAAACGAATGCAGGCTTTGGAAGAGAAGCTATTTGTTGTGGAAGATCAGCAGAGGAGTCTGATATCATACGTCAGAGAGATTGTAAAGGCACCAGGATTTCTTTCTAGCTTTGTACAGCAACAAGATCATCACAGGAAGAAGAGGAGACTGCCAATACCAATCTCCTTCCATGAGGATGCAAATACTCAGGAGAACCAGATCATGCCTTGTGACTTGACCAACTCACCAGCTCAGACATTTTACAGAGAATCATTTGACAAGATGGAATCATCCTTGAACTCATTAGAAAATTTCCTTCGAGAAGCAAGTGAAGAATTTGGTAATGATATTTCATATGATGATGGTGTCCCAGGCCCTTCTTCAACTGTTGTTCTCACAGAGCTCCATTCACCTGGTGAAAGTGATCCCCGTGTTTCATCACCTCCAACAAGGATGCGTACTTCGTCAGCTGGTGCAGGAGATTCGCACTCCTCTCGTGATGTAGCAGAGTCTACCAGCTGTGCAGAAAGTCCTCCTATTCCTCAAATGCATTCTCGTGTAGATACACGAGCGAAGGTTTCTGAAATAGATGTTAATTCAGAACCTGCTGTTACAGAAACTGGTCCATCAAGAGATCAACCTGCTGAAGAGCCTCCTGCTGTCACACCTGGTGCAAACGATGGCTTCTGGCAGCAGTTTCTTACCGAGCAGCCTGGATCATCAGATGCACATCAGGAGGCTCAATCAGAACGGCGAGATGGAGGAAACAAGGTGGATGAGATGAAATCAGGAGATCGACAACATCTTTGGTGGGGCAAAAGGAACGTTGAGCAGATAACAGAAAAACTTGGACTTCTCACCTCAACGGAGAAAACCTGA
- the LOC4324621 gene encoding probable alpha,alpha-trehalose-phosphate synthase [UDP-forming] 7 — protein sequence MMSRSYTNLLDLAEGNFAALGPGGGGGGRRRSGSFGLKRMSRVMTVPGTLSELDGEDDSEHAATNSVASDVPSSVAGDRVIVVSNQLPVVARRRPDGRGWSFSWDDDSLLLQLRDGIPDEMEVFFVGSLRAEIPVADQEEVSQALLDRFRCAPVFLPDPLNERFYHRFCKRHLWPLFHYMLPFSSSASPSPSSSSSSSSSPSSSSGSGHFDRGAWEAYVLANKFFFEKVVEVINPEDDYVWVHDYHLMALPTFLRRRFNRLRIGFFLHSPFPSSEIYRTLPVREEILKALLNCDLIGFHTFDYARHFLSCCSRMLGIEYQSKRGYIGLDYFGRTVGIKIMPVGVHMGQLKTVLSLPDREWRVSELQQQFEGKTVLLGVDDMDIFKGINLKLLAFENMLRTHPKWQGRAVLVQIANPARGKGKDLEAIQAEIHESCKRINGEFGQSGYSPVVFIDRDVSSVEKIAYYTIAECVVVTAVRDGMNLTPYEYIVCRQGSDSTSEVNGPKKSMLVVSEFIGCSPSLSGAIRVNPWNIEATAEALNEAISMSEQEKHLRHEKHYRYVSTHDVAYWSKSFIQDLERACKDHFRRTCWGIGLGFGFRVVALDPHFTKLNMDSIVMAYERSESRAIFLDYDGTLVPQTSISRTPSAEVLRIINTLCSDRRNKVFLVSGRRRDKLGEWFSSCPDLGIAAEHGYFLRWTRDEEWQTCTQTSDFGWMEMAKPVMNLYTEATDGSYIDPKESALVWHHQDADPGFGSSQAKELLDHLESVLANEPVSVKSGQFIVEVKPQGVSKGVVAEKILVSMKERGKQADFVLCIGDDRSDEDMFENIADTIKKGMVATNTSLFACTVGQKPSKAKFYLDDTFEVVTMLSALADATEPEPETDLTDEFDELAVSVSSVDIDDEQTPSDKLIGG from the exons ATGATGTCGCGGTCGTACACCAACCTTCTCGATCTCGCGGAGGGGAACTTCGCGGCGTTGGgcccgggaggcggcggcggcgggaggcggaggtcggGGTCGTTCGGGCTGAAGCGGATGTCGCGGGTGATGACGGTGCCCGGGACGCTGTCGGAGCTGGACGGGGAGGACGACTCGGAGCACGCGGCGACGAACAGCGTCGCCTCCGACGTGCCCTCGTCGGTGGCGGGGGATCGAGTCATAGTGGTCTCCAACCAGCTGCCCGTCGTCGCACGCCGCCGTCCCGACGGCCGCGGGTGGTCCTTCTCATGGGACGACGACTCGCTGCTCCTCCAGCTCCGCGACGGCATTCCCGATGAGATGGAGGTGTTCTTCGTCGGTTCCCTCCGCGCCGAAATCCCCGTCGCCGACCAGGAAGAGGTCTCCCAGGCGCTGCTCGATCGCTTCCGATGTGCTCCGGTGTTCCTCCCCGACCCCCTCAACGAACGGTTTTACCACCGCTTCTGCAAGCGCCACCTATGGCCTCTGTTCCACTACATGctccctttctcctcctccgcatccccgagtccctcctcctcctcctcctcctcctcctccccctcatcCTCATCCGGCAGTGGCCACTTCGACCGCGGCGCGTGGGAGGCCTACGTGCTCGCGAACAAGTTCTTCTTCGAGAAGGTCGTGGAGGTCATCAACCCAGAAGACGACTACGTATGGGTTCACGACTACCATCTCATGGCGCTGCCCAccttccttcgccgccgcttcaaCCGCCTGCGCATCGGCTTCTTCCTCCACAGCCCCTTCCCCTCGTCGGAGATCTACCGGACCCTCCCTGTTCGCGAGGAGATCCTAAAGGCGCTGCTCAATTGTGACCTTATTGGATTCCACACTTTTGACTATGCCAGACATTTCCTCTCTTGTTGTAGTAGGATGCTGGGAATTGAATACCAGTCAAAGCGTGGATACATTGGGTTGGATTACTTTGGGCGTACCGTTGGGATCAAAATCATGCCAGTGGGAGTTCATATGGGTCAATTGAAGACGGTTCTGAGCTTGCCCGACAGGGAATGGAGGGTCTCCGAGCTGCAGCAGCAATTTGAGGGGAAGACTGTGTTGCTCGGTGTGGATGACATGGATATCTTCAAGGGTATCAACTTGAAGCTTCTTGCCTTCGAGAATATGTTGAGGACACATCCCAAGTGGCAGGGGCGGGCAGTGTTGGTGCAAATTGCTAATCCGGCCCGTGGAAAGGGTAAGGATCTTGAAGCCATCCAGGCTGAGATTCATGAGAGCTGCAAGAGGATTAATGGAGAGTTTGGCCAGTCAGGATACAGCCCTGTTGTCTTCATTGACCGTGATGTGTCAAGTGTGGAGAAGATTGCCTACTACACAATAGCAGAATGTGTGGTGGTGACTGCTGTGAGGGATGGGATGAACTTGACACCATATGAATATATTGTCTGTAGGCAGGGGTCTGACTCCACATCAGAAGTGAATggaccaaagaagagcatgctGGTGGTATCAGAATTCATTGGGTGCTCACCATCTCTGAGTGGTGCTATCCGGGTTAACCCATGGAATATAGAGGCAACCGCAGAGGCACTGAATGAGGCCATATCAATGTCGGAACAGGAGAAACACCTAAGGCATGAGAAACATTACCGTTATGTCAGCACCCACGATGTTGCTTATTGGTCGAAAAGTTTCATCCAAGATTTGGAGAGGGCTTGCAAGGACCACTTCAGGAGGACATGTTGGGGCATCGGGTTGGGGTTTGGTTTTAGGGTGGTGGCCTTAGATCCCCATTTCACAAAGCTTAACATGGATTCAATTGTTATGGCTTATGAGCGGTCAGAGAGTAGGGCTATATTTCTTGATTATGATGGAACACTGGTGCCACAGACTTCCATCAGTAGGACACCTAGTGCGGAAGTTTTGAGGATCATCAATACCCTGTGCTCAGATAGGAGGAACAAAGTTTTTCTTGTCAGTGGGAGACGCAGGGACAAATTGGGAGAATGGTTTTCCTCTTGTCCAGATCTGGGCATTGCAGCAGAGCATGGTTACTTCTTAAG GTGGACTAGAGACGAAGAGTGGCAAACATGTACCCAGACCTCTGACTTCGGGTGGATGGAAATGGCCAAGCCAGTGATGAATCTGTATACAGAAGCAACTGATGGATCTTACATTGATCCTAAGGAAAGTGCTTTGGTGTGGCATCACCAGGATGCTGACCCAGGATTTGGATCCTCCCAGGCAAAGGAGTTACTTGATCATCTGGAAAGTGTATTAGCAAATGAACCTGTTTCTGTCAAAAGTGGCCAGTTCATTGTTGAAGTCAAACCTCAG GGAGTAAGCAAGGGAGTAGTAGCTGAGAAGATACTCGTCTCAATGAAGGAGAGAGGAAAGCAGGCTGACTTTGTATTATGCATTGGTGATGACAGGTCGGATGAGGACATGTTTGAAAACATTGCTGATACCATTAAAAAGGGTATGGTTGCTACAAACACATCATTGTTTGCATGCACTGTGGGACAAAAACCAAGCAAGGCCAAATTTTACCTGGATGATACGTTTGAAGTGGTCACCATGCTGAGCGCACTGGCAGATGCTACTGAACCAGAACCTGAGACTGATCTTACCGATGAGTTTGATGAACTGGCCGTGTCTGTCTCCTCAGTTGATATTGATGATGAACAAACGCCCAGTGATAAACTGATCGGAGGATAG
- the LOC107281790 gene encoding transcription repressor OFP3, whose protein sequence is MKWGLRSSRHNQREKQQRTQEEEHKHEQQEDKGNKSRAAFLSFSPLAWLSKLTAKNNAAAAKPKPAAPADKSAVAATGGFPSCFFKGASSSTSTSVSLSSSAASQSSLADSSPADHQAPRRLSVGNDGDTAEAAAARQLYHRRRHYSVGGDRDLQTLRNLIPFSRAASPIPVPAPFVPALKTTPPLLPSDTDEEKRPRSRRRRRRSGGGGRRSFSGRTPGARVAATVRVRSPRRVASAAAAAVSELERFAVVRRTSDPQREFRASMVEMIASKRIGRPEELETLLACYLSLNADEHHDCIVKVFRQVWFELNPARVAAVAPPRS, encoded by the coding sequence ATGAAGTGGGGGCTTAGAAGTAGTAGACACAACCAGAGAGAGAAGCAGCAGCGCACACAAGAGGAAGAGCACAAGCACGAGCAGCAAGAGGACAAGGGCAACAAGAGCAGGGCGGCCTTCCTGTCCTTCTCGCCGCTCGCGTGGCTCTCGAAGCTCACGGCCAAGAACAATGCTGCTGCCGCTAAACCGAAGCCTGCCGCGCCGGCCGACaagagcgccgtcgccgccactggCGGATTCCCTTCTTGCTTCTTCAAGGGCGCGAGCTCGAGCACGAGCACGAGCGTGAGCTTGAGCTCGAGCGCGGCGTCGCAGAGCAGCCTGGCGGATTCCTCGCCCGCTGACCACcaggcgccgcgccgcctctcgGTTGGCAACGACGGCGACACCGCCGAGGCTGCGGCCGCGCGGCAGCTgtaccaccgccgccgccattactcggtcggcggcgaccgggACCTCCAAACCCTCCGCAACCTCATCCCGTTCTCCCGGGCCGCTTCTCCGATCCCGGTGCCTGCTCCGTTCGTCCCGGCGCTGaagacgacgccgccgctgctgccgtccGACACGGACGAGGAGAAGCGGCCGcggagccgccggcgccggcgccgcagcggcggcggcgggcggcggtcgtTCTCCGGGAGGACCCCGGGCGCGCGGGTGGCTGCCACCGTGCGCGTGCGGTCCCCGCGTcgcgtggcgtcggcggcggcggcggcggtgtcggagCTGGAGCGGTTCGCGGTGGTGCGCCGGACGAGCGACCCGCAGCGGGAGTTCCGCGCGTCGATGGTGGAGATGATCGCGAGCAAGCGCATCGGCCGGCCGGAAGAGCTGGAGACGCTCCTGGCGTGCTACCTCTCGCTCAACGCCGACGAGCACCACGACTGCATCGTCAAGGTGTTCCGGCAGGTCTGGTTCGAGCTCAACcccgcccgcgtcgccgccgttgcGCCGCCGCGCAGCTGA
- the LOC4324622 gene encoding probable sugar phosphate/phosphate translocator At1g06470: protein MGDCVVVENGHPVPKEEDAPVVAVERLPEGAGKPREEGSRGQRKQGGIRREPSFSRWCKDCSAMSNAPPGGASPASAASDDDSEEFELPLLPSDSGGGGGSHLPMDIEAGAAARSDDLPISPWLIAKVIALIASWYTLSTCLTLYNKEMLGKHMWKFPAPFLMNTVHFTMQAVASRVIVWFQHRGLEGAASAMTWRDYFLRVVPTALATALDINLSNISLVFITVTFATMCKSAAPIFILLFAFLFRLEKPSFNLLGIILIVSFGVLLTVAKETEFNLWGFVFIMLAAVMSGFRWCMTQILLQKEEYGLRNPFTLMSYVTPVMAITTAILSIAMDPWHDVRASHFFDNSTHIIRSSLLMLLGGALAFFMVLTEYVLVSVTSAVTVTVAGIVKEAVTILVAVLFFNDTFTWLKGLGLGIIIFGVSLFNLYKYHRFKKGHRNKNCDKNPQTSSGASKYVILDDDDMENQGNSG from the exons ATGGGGGACTGCGTCGTCGTCGAGAATGGCCACCCCGTCCCGaaggaggaggacgcgccgGTGGTAGCCGTGGAGCGCCTCCCGGAGGGCGCCGGGAAGCCGCGGGAGGAGGGGAGTAGAGGGCAGAGGAAACAGGGCGGGATCCGCAGGGAGCCGTCGTTCTCGCGGTGGTGCAAGGACTGCTCCGCCATGTCCAATGCCCCCCCTGGGGGCGCCTCCCCTGCCTCGGCGGCCAGCGACGACGATTCCGAGGAGTTCGAGCTTCCGCTTCTGCCCTCCgatagtggcggcggcggcggcagccactTGCCGATGGATATTGAGGCGGGGGCAGCGGCGAGATCTGATGACCTCCCGATTTCGCCGTGGTTGATCGCGAAGGTTATTGCGCTAATTGCGAGTTGGTACACGCTGAGCACCTGCTTGACGCT GTATAACAAGGAGATGCTGGGGAAGCACATGTGGAAGTTCCCAGCGCCATTCCTGATGAACACGGTGCATTTCACGATGCAGGCTGTGGCATCGAGGGTGATCGTATGGTTCCAGCACCGGGGCCTGGAGGGAGCGGCTAGTGCAATGACATGGAGAGATTACTTTCTGCGAG TTGTCCCAACAGCTTTGGCTACTGCTCTTGACATAAATTTGAGCAACATTTCACTTGTTTTCATCACTGTAACATTTGCTACAATG TGTAAATCTGCAGCTCCAATTTTCATTCTTCTGTTTGCCTTTTTGTTTAG GCTAGAGAAGCCCAGCTTTAACCTTCTTGGAATCATACTGATTGTTTCCTTTGGAGTTCTACTAACAG TTGCTAAAGAGACAGAATTCAATCTTTGGGGATTTGTATTTATTATGCTTGCTGCTGTTATGTCTGGTTTCCGCTGGTGCATGACACAGATTCTCCTCCAG AAAGAGGAATATG GATTAAGAAATCCCTTTACGTTGATGAGTTATGTTACCCCGGTTATGGCAATAACAACTGCAATTCTTTCTATTGCGATGGATCCATGGCACGACGTCAGGGCAAGCCACTTTTTTGATAATTCAACTCACATAATAAGGAGCAGCTTATTGATGCTTCTTGGTGGTGCTTTGGCCTTTTTCATG GTTTTGACAGAATATGTTCTGGTTTCTGTAACAAGTGCTGTAACAGTGACCGTAGCTGGGATTGTGAAGGAAGCGGTCACTATTTTG GTTGCTGTGCTTTTCTTCAATGATACATTTACCTGGTTAAAGGGGCTTGGGCTGGGAATAATAATATTTGGTGTCAGTCtattcaacttatacaa GTATCATAGGTTCAAGAAAGGCCATCGTAATAAGAATTGTGACAAGAACCCCCAAACTTCTAGCGGTGCTTCAAAATATGTTATCCTTGATGATGACGATATGGAAAACCAGGGTAATTCAGGCTGA
- the LOC4324623 gene encoding ras-related protein RIC2-like, whose amino-acid sequence MAAGGGGGYRAEDDYDYLFKTVLIGDSGVGKSNLLSRFTKNEFCLESKSTIGVEFATRSIQVDGKVVKAQIWDTAGQERYRAITSAYYRGAVGALLVYDVTRRATFDNVARWLKELRDHTDPSIVVMLVGNKSDLRHLVAVSTEDGKEYAEAESLYFMETSALDATNVENAFAEVLTQIYQTVSKKTVEASDDGSNAPIKGEKINVKDDVSALKRIGCCSN is encoded by the exons atggcggcgggcggaggcggcggctacAGGGCGGAGGACGACTACGACTACCTGTTCAAGACGGTGCTCATCGGCGACTCCGGCGTGGGCAAGTCCAACCTGCTGTCGCGTTTCACCAAGAACGAGTTCTGCCTCGAGTCCAAGTCCACCATCGGGGTCGAGTTCGCCACCCGCAGCATCCAGGTCGACGGCAAGGTCGTCAAGGCCCAGATTTGGGACACCGCCGGCCAGGAGAG ATACCGTGCTATTACAAGTGCCTATTACAGAGGAGCAGTAGGTGCACTGCTTGTCTATGATGTCACTCGGCGTGCTACTTTCGATAATGTGGCACGCTGGCTAAAAGAGCTGAGAGACCACACTGACCCTAGTATTGTTGTCATGCTAGTAGGCAACAAATCCGATCTCCGCCATCTGGTGGCTGTTTCAACTGAAGATGGAAAGGAATATGCTGAGGCTGAGTCATTGTACTTCATGGAGACATCTGCATTAGACGCCACAAATGTAGAGAATGCTTTTGCAGAAGTTTTGACTCAGATATACCAAACTGTCAGCAAGAAGACGGTTGAGGCATCAGATGATGGATCAAATGCTCCAATCAAAGGAGAGAAGATTAATGTGAAAGATGACGTGTCTGCGCTGAAGAGAATTGGCTGTTGCTCAAATTAG